A single genomic interval of Cucumis sativus cultivar 9930 chromosome 5, Cucumber_9930_V3, whole genome shotgun sequence harbors:
- the LOC101211444 gene encoding ferredoxin-thioredoxin reductase, variable chain gives MISIANSIGVIPSPAPSSASMAARFACSMTVFSTADVKSSFSSSVCSLSSLVVNPFNCSIRRGRRLFSEVPVRSDSGTSSSATAVSAATTSLSEEETDEAAAARIGARVRVKVPLKVYHVAKLPDANLEGMEGVVKDYVRVWKGKRVSANLPYKVEFVVPVEGRPPVKFVAHLKEEEFEYV, from the coding sequence ATGATTAGTATTGCGAACAGTATCGGCGTGATACCATCACCGGCTCCGTCGTCGGCGTCGATGGCTGCACGTTTTGCCTGTTCTATGACGGTATTCTCTACTGCTGATGTTAAATCTTCCTTTTCCTCATCCGTTTGTTCTCTATCGTCACTTGTTGTTAATCCTTTCAACTGCTCGATTCGAAGAGGGAGAAGATTGTTTAGCGAGGTTCCAGTTAGATCAGATTCTGGAACTTCGTCTTCAGCTACTGCTGTTTCTGCGGCGACTACGTCATTGTCGGAGGAAGAGACTGATGAAGCGGCTGCCGCTAGGATTGGAGCTAGAGTTAGGGTTAAGGTGCCTTTGAAGGTGTATCATGTAGCGAAGTTACCAGATGCAAATCTTGAGGGAATGGAAGGAGTGGTGAAGGATTATGTACGTGTTTGGAAAGGGAAGCGTGTTTCTGCTAATCTTCCGTATAAGGTGGAGTTTGTTGTTCCTGTTGAAGGTCGTCCACCTGTCAAATTTGTTGCTCATCTTAAGGAGGAAGAGTTTGAATACGTTTAA
- the LOC101210700 gene encoding sphingoid long-chain bases kinase 1, producing the protein MQQSEGLSRNSNENDISSSSLRLTTPQKSIRRLGLCSQIATGGQHSSPIVFPEKRSKAKSSSRRGSEINSSIPKFTMTSSDDRDKPKSFEHRIDIGGGDEKSDLLGYTVLSGKLVLDKRKNSDKNTSDDTGVADQEGFDAKLTSTALVWGSHMLRLEDVISVSYNVGLRHFTVHSYPLHKGPCGLSCFMKARRKQKNFRFLASSIEEAVQWVGGFADQHCYVNCLPHPLLSSKKQASSELIPVDTPPELLFKCKNPPKMLVILNPRSGRGRSTKVFHGIVEPIFKLAGFKLEVVKTTSAGHARKLASSVDISSCPDGIICVGGDGIINEVLNGLLSRDNQKEGISIPIGIIPAGSDNSLVWTVLGVRDPISAAMAIVKGGLTATDVFAVEWIKSGVIHFGLTVSYYGFVSDVLELSEKYQKRFGPLRYFVAGFLKFLCLPKYSFEVEYLPASLEDEGKGSAEREVVDMSDLYTDIMRRSSKEGIPRASSLSSIDSIMTPSRMSGGDLDTTCSSTRASTEPSEYVRGLDPKSKRLSSGRSNVTAEPEVIHPPPPFSTTPNWPRTRSKSRTDKGWTGLITTQDTTRCSWGNAANNDREDISSTLSDPGPIWDAEPKWDTEPNWVVENPIELPGPTNDAEEGPTEQAVRVVEDKWITKKGKFLGIIVCNHACRTVQSSQVVAPRSEHDDNTLDLVLVHGSGRLRLLRFFLLLQIGRHLSLPFVEYVKVKSVKIKPGKHTHNGCGIDGELFPLTGQVVSSLLPEQCRLIGRFPGHHV; encoded by the exons ATGCAGCAGAGTGAAGGTCTTTCTAGGAACAGTAATGAAAACGATATTTCTTCTTCGTCTTTGAGGCTGACAACGCCTCAAAAGTCTATTAGGCGATTGGGGTTGTGCTCGCAAATAGCAACTGGCGGACAACACTCCTCGCCCATAGTTTTCCCTGAGAAGCGCAGCAAGGCTAAGTCTTCTTCCAGGAGAGGGAGTGAGATTAATTCCTCTATCCCCAAGTTCACCATGACTTCCAGTGACGATCGCGACAAGCCGAAGAGCTTTGAGCACAGGATTGACATAGGTGGAGGAGATGAAAAATCGGATTTATTGGGTTATACGGTATTATCGGGTAAGCTGGTTTTGGATAAGAGAAAGAATTCAGACAAGAATACTTCTGATGATACTGGCGTAGCTGATCAAGAAGGTTTTGATGCTAAACTTACTAGCACGGCCTTGGTATGGGGTTCTCACATGCTACGTCTGGAGGATGTTATTTCA GTCTCGTACAATGTTGGTCTCAGGCATTTTACAGTTCATTCCTATCCACTACATAAAGGTCCATGTGGTCTTTCTTGTTTTATGAAGGCCAGGAGAAAGCAGAAAAATTTTCGCTTTTTGGCTTCTAGCATTGAAGAGGCAGTTCAATGGGTTGGTGGTTTTGCAGATCAGCACTGCTATGTAAACTGTTTGCCTCACCCCTTACTCTCATCAAAGAAGCAGGCATCTTCAGAACTAATTCCGGTTGACACACCTCCTGAATTACTTTTCAAATGCAAGAATCCACCAAAGATGCTTGTGATATTAAATCCACGCTCTGGACGGGGTCGGTCAACTAAAGTTTTTCATGGAATTGTTGAACCAATATTTAAG CTTGCAGGGTTCAAATTGGAGGTGGTTAAAACGACATCTGCAGGCCATGCTAGGAAGCTAGCATCTAGTGTTGACATAAGCAGTTGCCCTGATG GAATTATTTGTGTTGGAGGTGATGGGATTATTAATGAG GTTTTGAATGGTCTATTGAGTAGAGACAACCAGAAGGAAGGAATTTCTATTCCAATTGGAATAATTCCTGCAGGTTCCGATAACTCGTTAGTTTGGACTGTTCTTGGTGTTAGAGATCCAATTTCTGCTGCAATGGCTATTGTGAAG GGTGGCCTTACTGCAACCGATGTTTTTGCTGTTGAGTGGATCAAATCAGGTGTTATCCATTTTGGGTTGACAGTCTCATATTATGGATTTGTCAGTGATG TGTTGGAACTTTCTGAAAAGTATCAGAAGCGATTTGGTCCTCTACGTTACTTTGTTGCTGGCTTCCTCAAATTCTTATGCTTACCGAAGTACAGTTTTGAAGTTGAATACCTTCCTGCATCGTTAGAGGATGAAGGAAAAGGCTCTGCTGAACGTGAAGTTGTAGACATGTCAGATTTATACACAGATATAATGAGAAGATCGAGCAAAGAGGGCATCCCCAGGGCATCTAGTTTATCGAGCATTGATTCAATAATGACTCCTAGTCGAATGTCTGGTGGAGACTTGGATACAACTTGTAGTAGCACTCGTGCTAGCACTGAACCATCTGAGTATGTGCGTGGTCTCGATCCTAAATCCAAGCGCCTTTCATCAGGAAGGAGTAATGTTACAGCAGAGCCCGAAGTTATTCATCCACCGCCACCCTTTTCAACTACTCCCAACTGGCCAAGAACCAGGTCAAAGTCTAGAACAGACAAGGGTTGGACTGGTTTGATAACCACACAAGATACCACTAGATGTTCTTGGGGCAATGCTGCAAATAATGACAGAGAGGATATATCTTCCACACTGTCTGATCCGGGTCCGATTTGGGATGCGGAACCGAAGTGGGATACTGAGCCTAATTGGGTTGTTGAAAATCCAATTGAATTGCCAGGTCCAACAAATGATGCAGAAGAAGGTCCAACAGAGCAAGCCGTGCGAGTGGTTGAAGATAAATGGATTACTAAGAAGGGGAAATTTCTTGGAATCATAGTTTGCAACCATGCTTGTAGAACCGTTCAAAGTTCTCAGGTAGTGGCCCCAAGATCTGAGCATGATGACAATACTCTTGACTTGGTTTTGGTTCATGGGAGTGGACGACTTAGGCTGTTGCGATTTTTTTTGCTGCTTCAAATTGGTCGGCACCTGTCCCTGCCATTCGTTGAATATGTTAAG GTGAAGTCGGTGAAGATTAAACCTGGTAAGCATACACACAATGGCTGCGGCATTGATGGTGAGCTCTTCCCCCTCACTGGCCAAGTCGTTTCTTCTTTGCTTCCAGAACAATGCAGACTTATTGGTCGATTTCCTGGCCATCACGTATAA
- the LOC101211192 gene encoding F-box/LRR-repeat protein At4g29420, with protein MDDLPPSLVLEILNRLADSADLARCRVASKSINVLSRDVRSVNLFCSLDRYLKSRAAETKLLVTPFKVILKTLVNEFLALDSVSIGVEKSLGRISYEHDDVEDWSDDLFLTDVGYAKEWLPSIGKNLTSLSIVDFWVQSCWRQSKILALITLYCCNLLELELKNAWLSVDGLHRMNSLKYLTLEFIRLDDEDLSELNNNFPHLEVLNLIGVGGLNEPKIRLLHLKTCKWTVSNAPVSLCIYAPSLSKLELKCVKPKFLIIETPMLSDFHFCLEDASGLQVDEFPCLRKLHLHFPRLHSLITTFSSARTLKELTLDTMQRAESIESVKFCLDTVFEIFPNLSFLKLGPGVLLEAETFYQAEGLEGRMGMRDLKKNLSNLKTNKIELKLPFIISILEKCTDSFDMTLLLYQNADSDITGGIMSKRAINHRRPRWRWELWKEGSREAWAKGN; from the exons ATGGACGATCTTCCCCCCTCGTTAGTTCTCGAAATCCTGAATCGATTGGCGGATTCCGCCGATTTAGCTCGGTGCCGAGTGGCTTCCAAATCTATCAATGTTCTCTCCCGTGACGTTAGGTCAGTGAACCTCTTTTGTTCACTGGATCGCTATCTCAAGTCTAGGGCTGCGGAGACGAAGTTGCTAGTAACGCCTTTCAAGGTCATATTGAAGACTTTGGTGAATGAATTTTTGGCTCTTGATTCTGTGTCAATTGGTGTAGAGAAATCACTCGGACGGATTTCGTATGAGCACGACGATGTTGAGGATTGGTCTGATGATTTGTTCTTGACGGATGTTGGCTACGCTAAGGAATGGCTGCCGTCGATTGGGAAAAATTTGACGTCCTTGTCTATCGTTGATTTTTGGGTTCAATCTTGCTGGAGGCAATCGAAGATTTTGGCGCTAATTACTTTGTACT GCTGTAATCTTCTGGAACTTGAATTGAAGAATGCTTGGTTGTCAGTGGATGGACTGCATAGAATGAACTCCCTCAAATATCTGACCCTTGAATTTATAAGATTAGATGATGAAGATCTGAGCGAGCTTAACAATAACTTCCCGCATCTTGAAGTTCTTAATTTGATAGGGGTTGGAGGCCtaaatgaaccaaaaattCGCCTGTTGCACCTTAAAACTTGTAAATGGACAGTGTCGAATGCTCCTGTTTCTCTGTGCATATATGCACCAAGCCTTTCAAAACTTGAACTGAAGTGTgtcaaaccaaaatttcttatCATTGAAACTCCCATGTTATCTGATTTCCATTTTTGTCTAGAAGATGCAAGTGGGTTACAAGTAGATGAATTTCCCTGCTTGAGAAAgcttcatcttcattttccacGTCTTCACAGTCTCATCACAACATTTTCATCTGCTAGAACTTTAAAGGAACTCACACTGGATACGATGCAACGTGCTGAATCTATTGAATCTGTTAAGTTTTGCCTTGATACagtgtttgaaatatttccaAATCTTAGCTTTCTTAAATTGGGACCTGGAGTTTTGTTAGAAGCAGAGACTTTTTATCAAGCTGAAGGGTTGGAGGGACGGATGGGCATGAgagatttgaaaaagaatctTTCTAACCTCAAAACCAACAAGATCGAGTTAAAACTTCCATTTATCATTTccattttggaaaaatgtaCCGACTCGTTCGATATGACATTGCTTCTCTATCAGAATGCTGATTCTGACATTACTGGTGGAATCATGTCAAAACGTGCAATTAATCACCGAAGGCCAAGATGGAGATGGGAACTGTGGAAGGAAGGATCAAGAGAAGCATGGGCCAAGGGAAATTAA
- the LOC101210945 gene encoding protein NCA1, translating to MTPVCPFVKSARPDDASSRKHQGESACPFAKSGRSDDASSRKPQSESACPVSKSVRSDDASSLKKNQAEAESNGAEKDVADAAGAGGKCPFGYDSQTFKIGPLSCMICQALLFECSRCVPCTHIFCKACISRFNDCPLCGADIEKIEADDNLQATVDRFIEGHARIKRPQVNSDKEQEKVNESKVVIYEDVSMERGAFLIQQAMRAFRAQNIESAKSRLTVCVEDIRDQLEKMGSSPELCSQLGAVLGTLGDCCRAAGDAASAIKHFEESVEFLSKLPEKTHEITHTLSVSLNKIGDLKYYEGDLEAARSYYLRSLNVRQDASKHHPDDPAQILDVAVSLAKVADVDSGLGNEDMAVDRFQEGIKLLESLSLNSENPALQHRRESVMKFLEGQLAERQKATQTS from the exons ATGACTCCTGTTTGTCCTTTTGTGAAATCTGCCCGGCCCGACGATGCTTCTTCACGGAAGCACCAAGGGGAATCTGCTTGTCCTTTCGCGAAATCCGGACGTTCTGATGACGCTTCTTCAAGAAAGCCGCAATCCGAGTCTGCTTGTCCCGTTTCGAAATCTGTTCGTTCGGATGATGCTTCTTCATTGAAGAAGAATCAGGCTGAGGCGGAGAGTAATGGAGCGGAGAAAGATGTTGCTGATGCTGCTGGAGCCGGTGGCAAGTGTCCATTTGGATATGATTCTCAAACTTTCAAGATTGGCCCTCTGAGTTGTATGATTTGTCAGGCACTTCTTTTTGAATGCAGCAGATGTGTCCCCTGTACTCACATTTTCTGCAA AGCTTGTATTTCGCGTTTTAATGACTGTCCCCTGTGTGGAGCTGACATCGAGAAGATTGAAGCAGACGACAATCTCCAAGCTACGGTCGATCGCTTCATTGAAGGTCATGCCAGAATCAAGAGACCCCAGGTGAACTCAGACAAGGAGCAGGAGAAAGTTAATGAAAGTAAAGTAGTGATTTATGAAGACGTGTCCATGGAGAGGGGTGCTTTCTTGATCCAACAAGCCATGAGG GCATTTCGAGCCCAGAATATTGAAAGTGCCAAATCCAGGCTCACTGTCTGTGTTGAAGACATTCGAGatcaattagaaaaaatgggCAGTTCACCAGAACTGTGCTCACAGCTTGGAGCAGTTCTAGGCACACTTGGTGATTGTTG TCGAGCAGCTGGAGATGCTGCTTCCGCAATCAAGCACTTTGAAGAAAGTGTAGAATTCCTCTCAAAACTGCCTGAAAAGACTCACGAG ATCACTCATACACTTTCTGTATCACTAAATAAAATTGGCGATCTAAAGTATTATGAAGGAGACCTCGAAGCTGCAAGATCTTATTATCTCCGGTCTCTTAACGTTCGCCAAGATGCGAGCAAGCATCATCCAGATGATCCAGCTCAG ATCCTAGATGTGGCTGTTTCGCTTGCAAAGGTGGCCGATGTAGACAGTGGTCTAGGAAATGAGGATATGGCAGTTGATAGATTTCAGGAAGGCATTAAGTTGTTGGAATCATTATCACTGAATTCTGAGAATCCAGCTCTTCAACACCGA CGTGAATCTGTTATGAAGTTCCTTGAAGGTCAACTTGCAGAACGACAAAAGGCAACTCAAACCAGTTGA